A region of Methyloversatilis discipulorum DNA encodes the following proteins:
- the mltB gene encoding lytic murein transglycosylase B, whose product MTTRFTSHSTSRRHFLTGAGALLLSPQLPAQISTTPDNFAERDDVRAFCAELAAAHGFDEAQLLSRFASARLLPKVIQLIRPPSSPAVKSWTRYRSRFVEPLRIRAGREFLAEHAATFERAEQEFGVPREVVAAIIGVETIYGRHTGDFELLSALSTLGFTYPPRADLFRRELGELFLLAREQGRDVTDFRGSYAGALGYPQFLPSSWRRYAVDFDGDGHTDLMNSPTDAIGSVAAYLAAHGWEAGEPVAQRIRITDEAAAPLVAAGVEPSIDTATLDTAGARPLRGGDLIAKPATLVDLVTPDAQTEYWLGFRNFYAITRYNRSYFYAMAVYQLSQELKQT is encoded by the coding sequence ATGACCACCCGCTTCACTTCTCACTCCACATCCCGCCGCCACTTCCTGACTGGCGCCGGCGCCCTGCTGCTGTCACCTCAGCTGCCGGCACAGATCAGCACCACGCCCGACAACTTCGCCGAGCGCGACGACGTGCGCGCCTTCTGCGCCGAACTGGCCGCCGCGCACGGCTTCGACGAAGCGCAGCTGCTGTCGCGCTTCGCCAGCGCGCGCCTGCTGCCCAAGGTTATCCAGCTCATCCGTCCGCCGTCGAGCCCGGCGGTGAAATCGTGGACACGCTACCGCAGCCGCTTCGTCGAGCCGCTGCGCATCCGCGCCGGCCGCGAATTCCTGGCCGAGCACGCCGCCACTTTCGAACGCGCCGAACAGGAATTCGGCGTGCCGCGCGAAGTGGTGGCCGCCATCATCGGCGTCGAAACGATCTATGGCCGCCACACCGGCGACTTCGAACTGCTGAGCGCGCTGTCCACACTGGGCTTCACCTACCCGCCGCGCGCCGACCTGTTCCGCCGCGAACTGGGCGAACTGTTCCTGCTCGCGCGCGAGCAAGGCCGCGACGTCACCGACTTCCGCGGCTCCTACGCCGGCGCGCTGGGCTACCCGCAGTTCCTGCCCAGCAGCTGGCGCCGCTACGCCGTCGACTTCGACGGCGACGGCCACACCGACCTGATGAACAGCCCGACGGACGCCATCGGCAGCGTCGCCGCCTACCTCGCCGCGCACGGCTGGGAAGCCGGCGAACCGGTGGCCCAGCGCATCCGCATCACCGACGAAGCCGCCGCCCCGCTGGTCGCCGCCGGCGTCGAACCGTCGATCGACACCGCCACCCTCGACACTGCCGGCGCCCGCCCGCTGCGCGGCGGCGACCTGATCGCCAAACCGGCCACCCTGGTCGACCTCGTCACCCCGGACGCGCAGACCGAATACTGGCTCGGCTTCCGCAACTTCTACGCCATCACCCGCTACAACCGCTCCTACTTCTATGCGATGGCGGTGTATCAGTTGAGTCAGGAGCTGAAGCAAACGTAA
- a CDS encoding SMI1/KNR4 family protein: MTDHCKVFIERWTHPDYRPEPCTPEALDVAEKLLATFLPRSLREFLESFGPVGTTANLLSEIVDRDLDLNDVSEFDDPEGIVQATMAWRDLGLDSDLIAFASDCQGNVFCIQSAPSRVADSEVWFLDHDCGTVAPLGVTFNEWIGVFADLPA, encoded by the coding sequence ATGACCGATCACTGCAAGGTCTTTATTGAAAGGTGGACTCACCCGGACTATCGGCCTGAGCCATGCACCCCCGAAGCGTTGGACGTCGCCGAAAAGCTGCTAGCTACGTTCCTGCCACGTTCATTGCGAGAGTTTCTTGAATCATTCGGCCCTGTCGGAACCACCGCCAACCTTCTTTCCGAGATCGTGGATCGAGACCTCGATCTCAATGATGTGAGTGAATTCGACGATCCTGAAGGTATCGTCCAAGCGACCATGGCATGGCGTGACCTGGGGCTTGACTCGGATCTGATCGCGTTCGCAAGCGACTGTCAGGGCAACGTCTTCTGCATCCAGTCAGCTCCTTCGCGGGTTGCAGATTCGGAGGTGTGGTTCCTTGATCATGATTGCGGAACTGTTGCGCCGCTCGGCGTCACCTTCAACGAATGGATTGGCGTATTTGCTGATCTCCCCGCTTAG
- a CDS encoding DUF4844 domain-containing protein, whose translation MGTAFVKVLAALIAIAALVLVLGLSGALFSLWPTSFPDQSLRITPEVLAELQALKDERKFVRDENTFYPGAPTEAVRASAQASVDAIIQSLVTELPPHPRRSVVLAKFKRALIGLEQHESEERDQALVYLDRIMSIVGVNNSGELLNVWRYGFPYGWFLRT comes from the coding sequence ATGGGTACAGCTTTCGTCAAAGTGCTCGCTGCTTTGATTGCCATTGCGGCGCTTGTCCTGGTACTGGGTCTGTCAGGCGCGTTGTTCTCTCTCTGGCCGACGAGCTTCCCCGACCAATCACTGAGAATCACGCCCGAAGTTCTTGCGGAACTCCAAGCGCTGAAGGACGAGCGGAAGTTCGTTAGAGACGAGAACACTTTTTACCCGGGCGCGCCGACTGAAGCTGTCCGCGCCAGTGCGCAGGCCTCAGTCGATGCAATCATTCAATCGTTGGTCACAGAGTTGCCTCCTCACCCGAGACGTTCAGTCGTCCTTGCGAAATTCAAGCGTGCCCTGATCGGGTTGGAGCAGCATGAATCGGAGGAACGTGACCAAGCCCTTGTCTATCTCGATCGCATCATGTCCATCGTCGGAGTCAACAACTCTGGCGAACTGCTGAACGTATGGCGTTACGGTTTCCCCTACGGATGGTTCTTGCGTACCTGA
- a CDS encoding ferric reductase-like transmembrane domain-containing protein — protein sequence MKRIHLALLATLLLPTVLWLAADTLLPEPFTYFSFRSVFMQYSGVIAIGVMSVAMLLALRSKWLEPLLGGLDRMYRLQKWLGIAALVVAILHWWWATGTKWMVGWGWLVRPARKPGAGVAVGQHLVLRPAALR from the coding sequence ATGAAACGCATCCATCTCGCACTCCTCGCGACCCTGCTGCTTCCGACCGTTCTCTGGCTCGCCGCCGATACGCTGCTGCCCGAGCCGTTCACCTATTTCTCGTTCCGCTCGGTGTTCATGCAGTACAGCGGGGTGATCGCCATCGGCGTGATGAGCGTGGCGATGCTGCTGGCGCTGCGGTCGAAGTGGCTGGAGCCGCTGCTGGGCGGGCTGGACAGGATGTATCGGCTGCAGAAGTGGCTCGGCATCGCGGCGCTGGTGGTGGCCATCCTGCACTGGTGGTGGGCGACCGGTACCAAGTGGATGGTGGGCTGGGGCTGGCTGGTCAGGCCGGCGCGCAAGCCGGGTGCCGGAGTGGCAGTCGGCCAGCATCTGGTTCTGCGGCCCGCAGCGCTTCGGTGA